The nucleotide sequence AGACGATGGAGGCCCTGCACGACGTCGTGCGTGCCGGCAAGGCGCGCTACATCGGCGCCTCCTCGATGTGGGCCTGGCAGCTCGCGACGATGCAGCACGCGGCCGACCTCGGCGGCTGGACCCGCTTCGTGACGATGCAGGACCAGTACAGCCTCCTCATGCGCGAGGAGGAGCAGGAGATGTTCCCCCTGCTCGAGCACCAGGGCCTCGGCGCGCTGCCGTGGAGCCCGCTCGCCCGTGGGCGGCTCGCCCGGCCGTGGGGCGAGCAGACCGGCCGCTCCGACACCGACGAGTTCGGCAAGCGCCTCTACCAGGACGGCGACGGCGAGATCGTCGGCGCCGTCGAGGCGGTGGCGCGCGACCGAGGCGTCGCGATGTCGACCGTCGCGCTGGCGTGGGTGCTGCGCAACCCGGTCGTCACCGCCCCCATCGTCGGCGCGACGAAGCCGCACCACCTGCCGGACGCCGTGGCCGCGCTGGACCTCGACCTGACCGACGACGAGGTGGCCGCGCTCGAGCGCGCCTACACCCCGAGGCGCCCGACGGGCTTCTGACCGCTGCCGGGGTCAGGCCTCGGGGACCGGTGCCGCAC is from Arthrobacter sp. NEB 688 and encodes:
- a CDS encoding aldo/keto reductase encodes the protein MEYTRLGSTGLTVSRLALGCMSYADGSRGYHPWALDEEASGAYFRQAVELGITFWDTANVYSGGTSEEFVGRAIRTYSRREDVVLATKVHGRMHDGPGGSGLSRTAILEQVDASLRRLQTDHVDLYQIHRFDPEVPVEETMEALHDVVRAGKARYIGASSMWAWQLATMQHAADLGGWTRFVTMQDQYSLLMREEEQEMFPLLEHQGLGALPWSPLARGRLARPWGEQTGRSDTDEFGKRLYQDGDGEIVGAVEAVARDRGVAMSTVALAWVLRNPVVTAPIVGATKPHHLPDAVAALDLDLTDDEVAALERAYTPRRPTGF